One Bacillus sp. F19 genomic region harbors:
- a CDS encoding IS110 family transposase: protein MKDVQKFVGLDVSKDTIAVAIADPGRGEPRFHGTIQNKPEDIRKLMKKLGNHENLLVCYEAGPTGYGIYRLLLSMDIECMVVAPSLIPKRSGDRVKTDKRDSTRLAQLLRAGELTSVWVPDEDHEALRDLIRARHDAREDLQSSRQRLVHLLLRHEIRPPQGVRNWSVKHREWLKRLTFERASQRIVFQEYLHAIYEVEERMKRLEAQIHEEAIQSEHAPVIQALQTLRGVAEVTAVTLVAEIGQFSRFSNPRQLMSYAGLVPKEYSSGSSRWQGSITKTGNSQIRRSIVEVCWSYRHRPSLKGELLKRQEGQDPEAKRIAWKAQHRLHMKYHRISAKGKGGKVAVVAVARELLGFIWAIGCAIEDKQVIDLNVA, encoded by the coding sequence ATGAAGGATGTTCAAAAATTTGTTGGTTTAGACGTATCTAAAGATACTATTGCTGTTGCGATTGCTGACCCTGGCCGTGGTGAACCTAGATTTCATGGAACTATTCAAAATAAACCAGAAGATATTCGCAAACTAATGAAAAAGTTAGGAAATCATGAAAATCTACTTGTTTGTTATGAAGCAGGACCTACTGGGTATGGAATTTATCGATTACTTCTATCTATGGACATTGAATGTATGGTTGTTGCACCCTCTCTTATCCCAAAGCGTTCGGGCGATCGCGTCAAAACAGATAAAAGGGATTCTACTAGATTAGCTCAGCTACTTCGTGCTGGAGAGCTTACTTCTGTATGGGTTCCAGATGAAGATCATGAAGCATTGAGAGATTTAATCCGTGCTCGTCATGATGCTCGAGAGGATTTACAAAGTTCTCGCCAGAGACTTGTTCACCTCTTACTTCGCCATGAAATACGTCCTCCGCAAGGAGTTCGAAATTGGTCCGTAAAACATCGTGAATGGTTAAAACGATTAACATTTGAAAGAGCTTCTCAGCGTATTGTTTTTCAAGAATATCTCCATGCCATTTATGAAGTTGAGGAGCGTATGAAACGACTAGAAGCTCAAATACATGAAGAAGCCATTCAAAGTGAACATGCTCCCGTCATTCAAGCGCTCCAAACATTAAGAGGAGTCGCAGAAGTAACTGCTGTTACATTAGTAGCTGAAATTGGACAATTCTCTCGCTTTTCAAATCCAAGACAACTGATGTCATATGCTGGTCTCGTCCCTAAAGAATACTCGAGTGGATCTAGTCGTTGGCAAGGTTCAATTACTAAAACCGGAAACTCCCAAATTCGTCGTTCAATAGTAGAAGTTTGTTGGTCTTATCGCCATCGGCCATCTCTTAAAGGAGAATTGCTTAAACGTCAAGAAGGTCAAGATCCAGAGGCAAAACGTATTGCTTGGAAGGCTCAACACCGTCTTCATATGAAATATCATCGCATCTCTGCTAAAGGAAAAGGCGGAAAAGTAGCTGTTGTTGCTGTTGCCAGAGAATTACTTGGATTTATTTGGGCTATCGGTTGTGCCATTGAGGATAAGCAAGTAATTGATTTGAATGTTGCTTAA